Proteins from a single region of Chryseobacterium scophthalmum:
- a CDS encoding TonB-dependent receptor domain-containing protein, with translation MNFRKLSIAALFLTTSGTLMYAQEKNDTVKNEKKIEGVIIQGTTKKGSESNIITVQRKSVEVIERVGSVQLEKQGVGDVSVAVTKATGSQKQEGSGQIFIRGLGDRNNSTTINGLQVPSNDPLYKNIDLSIIKTDMIDFIGLEKVYNPRLWGDMSGANVDIVTKVYTGKPYFKINLGSSVNFNAVQKNNYFLQDGPSYFGFAKLEQPSKNAVANRGYVFNTSWKDQEVNNPFNSNLSFDFGTNFKVGSQGKLSIFGYGGFDNSYEYFNGITGGTYSAQDDALRIYTQAEEFKYTTNTTGLVNINYKINPNHNINLSSNYIHTSEQKLGNFSGYNRDYYDNDVNQTRYTTQLRRATTRINDLLVNQLRGEHTLSEPLKISWNIGYNRLDSRRPDRQQNVTVLDKQQNYSFFASSNPGANNRYYDQLLENDFVGDIHADYKLGESAKITLGYSGRYKDSDFKATQYNFRILPVQGSYFVDPKNYDTFFNLANYQSGVFFDVVTFRGDVKYSPEQALIPQTFTSEMTNNAGYVNVDYKFSDKFTAQVGVRYENLMQKLKYNTAIQEGKQDRDYNKILPAFNLKYSLNDKHNLRLAGSKTYTSPLLLEIAPFEYEDIEESTLGNQSNYLADNYNVDLKWEWFPSKNELVSLSAFGKYIQNPLARVTINSSSNSTSVMNVGDTGRVYGVEAEIRKDIYSTGNTRLYAFLNGTYLNTEQELDNDKVAKENSGPGQSNYSTNFNVTKDKMQGASDFLANANIGLEQKWGTKNSMDLVVSYSYISDNIYSLGTQNRGNMVDKAFSTLDATLKFKLSNGMGFSFTGRNLINPYFTRVQDNLITGNELASKKYKRGTAVGASISYEF, from the coding sequence ATGAATTTTAGAAAACTGAGTATCGCTGCATTATTCCTTACCACATCTGGTACTTTAATGTACGCTCAAGAAAAAAATGACACCGTAAAGAACGAAAAAAAGATTGAGGGTGTTATTATTCAGGGAACAACAAAGAAGGGCAGCGAATCTAACATCATCACTGTACAGAGAAAATCTGTTGAAGTAATTGAACGTGTAGGTTCTGTACAGCTGGAAAAACAAGGTGTAGGTGACGTTTCTGTAGCCGTAACGAAAGCAACAGGATCGCAGAAACAAGAAGGTAGCGGACAAATTTTTATCCGTGGTCTTGGTGACCGTAACAACTCTACAACGATTAACGGACTTCAGGTTCCTTCAAACGATCCTTTATACAAAAACATCGATTTAAGTATCATCAAAACTGATATGATCGATTTTATTGGTCTGGAAAAAGTGTACAACCCAAGGCTTTGGGGTGATATGTCTGGAGCCAATGTTGACATTGTAACAAAAGTTTACACCGGAAAGCCTTATTTTAAAATTAATTTAGGGTCTTCTGTAAACTTTAATGCAGTACAAAAAAACAATTATTTCCTTCAGGACGGACCAAGCTATTTTGGCTTTGCTAAACTGGAACAGCCTTCTAAAAATGCAGTTGCAAATAGAGGATATGTTTTTAATACGTCTTGGAAAGATCAGGAAGTAAACAATCCTTTCAACTCTAACTTGAGCTTTGATTTCGGAACTAATTTCAAAGTTGGAAGCCAAGGAAAACTAAGTATTTTCGGATACGGAGGTTTTGATAACAGCTACGAATATTTTAACGGAATCACAGGAGGTACATATAGCGCACAGGACGATGCTCTTAGAATATATACTCAAGCAGAAGAATTTAAATATACTACCAATACAACTGGTTTAGTAAATATTAATTACAAAATTAATCCTAATCATAATATTAATCTATCATCAAATTATATCCATACTTCTGAGCAGAAATTAGGAAATTTCTCAGGATATAACAGAGATTATTATGATAATGATGTTAACCAGACAAGATACACAACTCAGCTGAGAAGAGCCACAACTCGTATTAACGATTTATTAGTAAACCAATTAAGAGGTGAGCATACATTATCTGAACCATTGAAAATATCTTGGAATATTGGTTATAACAGATTAGACAGCAGAAGACCAGACAGGCAACAGAATGTAACTGTTTTAGACAAACAACAAAACTATAGCTTCTTCGCAAGTAGTAATCCTGGAGCAAACAACAGATATTACGATCAGCTTTTGGAGAATGATTTTGTAGGTGATATTCATGCAGATTACAAATTGGGAGAAAGCGCAAAAATTACTTTAGGATATAGCGGAAGATATAAAGACAGTGATTTCAAAGCAACACAATATAACTTTAGAATTTTGCCGGTACAGGGAAGCTACTTTGTTGATCCTAAAAATTATGACACATTCTTTAATCTTGCTAATTATCAGTCGGGAGTTTTCTTTGATGTTGTAACTTTTAGAGGTGATGTGAAATATTCTCCGGAACAAGCATTAATTCCGCAAACATTTACTTCTGAAATGACTAATAATGCAGGTTATGTAAATGTAGATTACAAATTCAGCGATAAGTTTACAGCGCAGGTTGGAGTAAGATACGAAAATCTAATGCAAAAACTTAAATACAATACTGCAATTCAAGAAGGAAAACAGGACAGAGATTACAATAAAATCTTACCTGCTTTCAACTTAAAATATAGCTTAAATGATAAACATAATTTAAGATTAGCGGGATCTAAAACCTACACCTCACCATTGTTACTTGAAATTGCACCTTTCGAATATGAAGATATTGAAGAAAGTACATTGGGTAATCAATCAAACTACCTTGCAGACAACTATAATGTAGATTTAAAATGGGAATGGTTTCCAAGTAAAAATGAATTAGTGTCGTTATCTGCATTTGGAAAATATATCCAAAATCCTCTTGCAAGAGTAACCATTAATTCATCTTCCAACTCTACTTCTGTAATGAACGTAGGAGACACAGGAAGAGTATATGGAGTGGAAGCAGAAATCAGAAAAGACATTTACAGTACTGGTAATACAAGATTATATGCATTCTTGAACGGTACTTATTTAAATACTGAACAAGAACTTGACAACGACAAAGTTGCTAAAGAGAATTCAGGACCTGGACAATCAAATTACTCTACTAACTTCAATGTTACAAAAGATAAAATGCAGGGTGCTTCAGATTTCTTAGCTAATGCCAATATTGGTTTAGAACAGAAATGGGGTACCAAAAACTCGATGGATTTGGTTGTTTCATACTCTTATATTTCAGATAACATTTACTCTTTAGGTACACAAAACAGAGGAAATATGGTAGATAAGGCATTCAGTACTTTAGATGCCACTTTGAAATTTAAATTATCAAATGGAATGGGCTTCTCTTTCACTGGAAGAAACCTAATTAATCCTTATTTCACAAGAGTTCAAGACAATCTAATAACAGGAAATGAACTTGCATCAAAAAAATATAAAAGAGGAACAGCTGTAGGAGCAAGCATTTCTTACGAATTCTAA